The window AACTCTAAATATCTTATGGGGATGTTGGTGTTAGCCAAGTCTAGATAGCTTTAATATTCTAAAAATCTACTTAATTACCTGTAGGGGTTAAGATAAAGCTTAGAAAGACTAAACGAGGATTTACATATAGCTTTTCTCCCTTTAATGTTGATAGGATAGTTCTCAAATATTTAATATGATCAAGtttattatgattataaataagaatatcatcaaagtaaacaataATAAACTTCATAATATAAGGATTTagaatttgatttattatttagATGAAGGTTCTAGGAACATTTAAAAGTCCAAATGGTATAATTAACCATATAACTAGCCATTCATATAAGCTTTCTCAAGTTATAAAAGTAATTTTTCATTCATTTCCTAGTTTAATATGGATTTGATGATAATTGCTTTAAGGATTGATTTTAAAGAAAATTTGAGCACTAACCAGCATATCAATGCACATGGACTAAATTTCATCTTTCTTCGAAGTCAATAGAGCTATAATGACACATGAGCTTAAACTTTTCCAAATATAACCCTTATACTCATCTGATAGTGAGATTTATCTAGTAAGATGACTCctagaattaaatcaatttgatgttgaatgtctcaaaGAGGAGGTAGAGCACTTTGAATTCCTCTAATATAGCTTCTACTTCATTAGAAATGTTTATATGTTATATGCATTTTTTAGTAACTAATATAAatacaattttattttctttgctttctcttgtaaacttatttaaagtaagaaaattatttttctatccTTGAGATAAAAGTTTAGGAGCAAACTATTCTTTGTATGGAAAAAACATAAGTCTAACTCCATTAAATTTAAAAGTATAAGGGTTACTtacccaaatatatatatatatatatatatatatatatatatatatatatatatatatatataagtgttcTTTCTACTATCATGGATAGCATACTGATTATATTGTCATAATCTTCCTAAGATTATATGTATAATCAAATTCTTAATTTAGGtataatttttttacaaataaaatttagaaaataattattcAGCATACAAGTAAGGTGATACTATTTTtgtcaataaattaaataaaaataaatatgaaaataaaataataccttATGTGAAGGGCTCACCTCTTCTTATTTAAGGCTAGATATTCTATTCATTCATTCCTCACTAAGCTAAGCCTAGTAGTGAGAGGAACGAAGAGTTATATTCTATTGAGGAGAGGTAGTTCTCAATATTTcccaaaaattattatttttatttctttaaatattttaaaaaaattattttatattaaaagatgTTATGATTATTCATGTTATatataatttctaaaatttcTTTCTATCCctttaaatatctaaaattttatttttttatattaaaaggtGCTATTATTATTCATGTTATATGCAGTTTCTAaattttttatgcttaaaattttattttgaaattaaaatatattataattattcatgctatatatagtttttataaattttagtttGGGTGCATGGTACTAATTATAATATATGATTTCCATTAAATTTATATAATAGTTGATTTAAAATATTATGTCctcttaattttatatttttagtctattattatttattatgtttaaaTGATTTATTACTAATAATTAGAtgtttgattataattttatgatgtgaTAATTCAGAATTGAGAAAATTGGTTAGGGTTTGGGTTGAGATCAACCTATAGGCTAGGCCTAATTTGTCGACAAGGCCACAACCCCCAGATTAGACCTAATCAATAGGTCAGGCCCAACTTGCACGTCAGACTCCAACTTACAAGCTAGCTTTGCCCAACCTTACATAGCAGTTATGTGCAATTCACATGATTAATCTGTATGCTATGGTTGGCTTAGCTTAGTGTCGTGTATGTATAATCATATGCCGTGCACATGACTAGTACATGGGTTAGCCCAACCTAATATAATATTATGCAATCTAGCCTATTACttttattttgtttgatttgagTCCAAACAATGATTAAACCAAATCAAATTTGATTAGTTTATATCAATTCAGGATAATTCTAAATCGGTTTAACTTATTTAACTatgtttaacataaattaaaCCTAATTCAATCTAAATTAGATGATTCTAAACTGATTAAATAAGGATTAAAAATTGATTCAATTAGATTCtaggtaaatcgagttcaattagaCTAATTAAACTAAGATTAAGTTAGTTGAGGGCTAATTGATATTATATAATGTTAATAatatttgaaagaaatatttcaatatattattttatcctaATACAAACATGAGCAGAATGAGATAATATTATTTCCTTATTAAGCATAGATAGTGTGATTCCCTTCGGAGATTAGTGGGCTATCATATATGATAGTTGGACGGTTCCTTTACGAGGAATATGTCTCCACTTTGACACGTGAGAGATATCATTCCATTCGTTGTTGAGAATATGTCCCCACTTTGATAGTTCCTTCCTCATAAGCCTTCACATGATATTTCTTACATATTAGTTTTTCAATATTTTCAAATTGTTTATTAGCATCTTTTTCTTAAATAAAATTAACTCATGCAACTTGTTTATTTGGGCACTCATTCATGTAGTATCCTACTTGTTTGTATTTATAACAAGTAGGAAGGTGACCGGTGCAATTAGATTGTGATCCATAGTTGGTAGGAGTTAGTTTGgatgtattttttatgattttactagCTTTTGATCCACTATCATTAAAGTTATCTTTAAAAAAGGAATATAAGGGAACATTAGAACACCTCTGTGCTCCACTTCTAATAAGTTTTGGTTTACTTTTAATACTAATTGATAAGCATCATATAACCTCCATAGTCGTTGCATCTCCACTTCATCTTGAATCATAATTCATAGGTCATAGGTATATCTTGCAACAAGTTGTTCTTCCATCTCTTAAATATTATTTCAGGCCATtaacttataaatttttttagtgTAGTCGATGATGGTTTTGCTATATTACTAAAGATtgttaaattatgaaaaataagtttgaatATAATCAGATGGAAGAAAATTCATATAGAGGCAAGATTTCATCATCTCCTAagatgaaatcttttttttttctttcggaaGGCGCATCTCTTGCACCTTTCCCACTATATTAAAATATAACTTTGAAgccttatagtaattaattttatttttcgatTTTCGGGTATCTCCTTATACTTCAAAAATTTCTCAATGGTACTAAGCTAATAAAAAAAACTCTTTATGTTGAAGTCGGCTAAGGAACTTTGGTAAGTCAAACTTATGTTATTATTTGCAAGGAAAGTCCTCTTCGTATATGAGTATTCCATAGCTTCTTTTGATGTAAAGATATTCATATGTTCCAATCCATCTATCACTTGCATAATCATAGCTTGAGCCTCCGGAGTCATGGGTTTCTTGAAGTTCATGGTGGGTAGTAAGCTTTTCAACTTGTCTTCCTTTTATCTCTATCTAGTTGTATCATTCTTTCATCGCATCGCTCTTAGCCCCTTCTAGTTGTTGCTACAAGAAGAAAATACTTCAAGAGTGTAGCAAGACTCTAATATCAAATGATATGAAACaagatgaaaagaaaagaagacggagagaaaaaaagaaatgatatactggaggaacaaAAAGATAACTCTCTTTTTCAAAATAATTAATATCTAGtagttaaaaatataaaagtttgataaggtttcaaaagaaaaaagtttGATAATTATATTGAATTTCTAAACCATCTAATTAATGGGTCATAATATACTAAAAATCAAACATAAATTATAATACATGTTCAATTCATGGTGCATTATATTTTAGTGATTTAAAAGTTTTCATAATTATCtcaatatatgaatttttttttaaaatttgatagAATTGAGCTTCAAAATTATTGTCGTGAAACTTAAAATATTCAATGCTCCTCCTGTATCAAAGTGGCTTCAAAGTTTAAATACTCTTAGGAGGTGACAAAGTATTCAATGCTATCATGTACTGCATCAAAGTGGCTTCAGGTTTGAATACTTTGTTTTTTCCTCGGTTGTTTTCCACAATCTTGccattttctttttcttactATAGTTGGAGATTTTGGGCTAGCTATGACATATGTGCCTCCACTTGAGTATGGTTACGCAAGATGTTTGATAGCTCTGTTTCCTGCAAAGAACTATTTGGACATTTTATATGATCTCAGGAGGTTTAGTGAcaaagatgaatgatatgtagggaCTTCGGAATTACAATGTGTTAAGGAGCATATCGCAATGCAAAGTATGTTTGAATTAAAAGGTTGTTTGCAGCACAAACCttcaattatgtaatgaaaaggtACAGACCAACACAGCCCCCACCATTCCATCACACGTCTTCCAAGTAACAAAGTTTGAATCTGTATAGCATTTACACCGTCGAAGTGCATCATCAATGGGGTGGGCAGATACGACCTCCATGATTATGCAGAACGGTAAGCACACTGATACAACTTCAGAAACCCTCTGGTGCTGCACGGGCAACTGCCGTCGTATCTCTACCTTGCTTCTTTGTGATCACCATACCAAGGCCAACCATGGGCAGCTGCTTGCAATTTAAAGGTTTAAGAATCGGGGTGCTGACCGTCGACTTTTGATATTGGAAACTGTGTTCCATCTTTAAGATGGCCAGCTGTTGCGGGGCAAAACCATTTCAGGATATTTGGACCCAGAATCTGCTCGACAATTGACATGAACAGTGATGCTGAATAAGAAAACCACACTGCAATTTAGAAACATGAATCTAAAAATTAGGGGAGGTGTGATACCATGATGAGATTCTTATATATGCCAAGATCGAACCGGTGATGGTACTTCTGGCCACTTTTCTTGGCAAGCCACATTGCTCTTACTGCTGCTCGATACTGTCGAAAATTCAGGTAGTTGACGAAATAACTGTCATGAGATGAAATGTCTCAGGCTTAAAGCTTGACCATAAGCCACTGACCTCTATCGTCGTCAAGTTATGTGTCAGGAGATAAATGTGCCAACCCAGTAGGCTGCCGAAAGCCAAGCTCAACATAATGGTGACTGAAGCGCACAGGATCTGCCATGTTCTGTCGTCAGTAACGCTCGTAAAACATATTAACAAGCGAAGGGCTACAAACATAGAAAAAAATAAGTAACCTATACTATGTTGACATTCTGATGCAGTATCCACCAACTTGTTCATTCTTTATCTAATTTGAACCTATATCAGACAGGCATCCAATTCAGATTCATGTCACAGATGACGACTACAAAATTTTAGTTTCCCTTGACATCGGTATTTGTATGTATTCATTCATCAAAAGTGGATATTCTCTATAGTACTTTGGATATCTGATTCACTATTTACCCTACATATCTAGATATTATCGGCTAGTCAATTAAAAGCCAACTGCCAACATACATGTCCTAATTGGGAACATCAAAAGCAGTTATTATTATCTGGCAAGTTGACTCATGGATTtatgttatgattttttttcgaCAAACGGAATATGCCACTATCAAATAATCAACATTGACAGTGGATTCTGATTTGAGGAGTATATAAGTCACTATACACCCCTAAAAAACGTCTTCTAAGACATCCGTTTTGAGGTGAGGTCATAACTCATAAGGCTTTAAGCTCGCTTGATCAATAGGTCTTAAGAGTAAACCTATGGCTGAGATTATGTATCGATTACAGCATGGTGCAAGAACAGATAATGGAGAAAAGCAACCACGAATCCTGCATTGATTATACCAGCAAATCATTTTGAGCTAACCCCTTTTTAGTGCAAATTAATAAAGAGATGTGATGTAGCGTACAAAATTATAGGTATAAGTTGTCTATTTGGCTGTGAGTCTTGACAGAGTGATGATCAAATTAGATTTGGAGATAAGCTGCGGCTTATCTTCATGGTTTAGTTTAAGCCTTATGGGGATGCTCATCCAAATTTTGTAAATGCAAGAACCATGTCAATAGTGCTGGCAAAAGATACTGTTCTTGCTTGGAAAACACTATATTTAAGAAACACTGCAGAAGTCCAAGAAAGCTAACAGCCCTAGTGCCATACCTATTGAAACTTTCTATAATCTGGTACTCGATAAGACAgagcaaaaaaatattataatgtaagTTGGGCCTTGTGTtgcttaatttattataaatccaTGACCAAAATATTTAAGATCATTGAACCTTTATACCATGAGATGACAAACTACAGTTCTAGAGAAGTCAACTATGCTAATGTAGTTCAACTTTAAGTCAAATCCAACTTACTTGGTTAGACTGACTGTAACTTGATCAACTATGTGAGAAGAATCTTTCAACTCCAtactgaaaatgaagcaagatattCATAGTTAGCTACATTCGACTTATAGTTAGTTACTCACATCTGAGGCAGTTCTAGGAGAGAGTCGACATGCAAATGTAATGATTGAAGTCATATGGCCTAAAAGCAGTATAAGAAATCAAAAGATATGAAGCTCCTCTACTATGTAAAAATATGTCACATTACATATGACACGAAATACACGATATGAAATGCAAGAGTATTATCTTATGCTGGTTACTGCTCCAAAAATTGATGTACTTACATAGAATATCTTATTAGAGATTCCTTTGAAATCATGATCCTTTCCAAGAATACTGGTCACAAATATCACCTAACACATCAAGTGAAGGAAATCAGAAGTTGTTAGAGACTGAATAAAAATAGAATACAAATAACCCAAGAATATGACCACTTGCCAGAGTCGGTCATATCTGGAGGAACAATGTAACATACATACCATAGAATATATAGATGCCATGGCTGCATGTAAGACACAGACAATGTAGGGCTTATAATTTGCATATCCCACACAATTACCTATCCACACACAGTGATGATCCTGCAGAGTACATAGATTCTGACAATGTAATTGATAAAGAATAAACGAACCGTCAATATAAGGAGAATTATTCCTACCATTTTTAACACACACCGACGGCAGACCCGACAGTGGTGTGCTCGTGGAGGCTTGTAAGAGCTACACTTATCGCAATATCTTAAGCATTCACCCTGTTGACAGCATCgaaacattgtgattttgtacaccATCAGAAAGTTTTAAGTAACAAAAAAATAAACTTCACATCTATGAAGTCTGAGTGACACTTATCACAATATTTTAAGCAGTCACTAGAAGTTTTTGTAACAGGATGCCAACCAAAAGTATGAGCATTGGTTTCCGAGAAGAATACCTTGAACTTGGATCATTATGTTCCTCGCAAATAGATTCATTATCATTGGATTTCTGAGAAAGGTGGAATATCCACCTCATCCCAAAATAAACTTCGGGGAAAAACATGATAACAATAACACGTCCTTAGAACTAACATTGGAACAAAGATACAATCAGGAATCTGTCACAACGTTAGTCAATTCTATACAAAATGGATAATAATTACACATTATCATAGTGCTAATCATCCAACTCTATTATCAAAGGCTTCAACTTTTTCTACTTCAATCACCAACAAGAAGAACAATAGAAGCAAAAAATACCTTCAAAATCCAATAACTCGAGAAAATTATAAAGAAAGATGTAAACTATCCACAAAGAAGCGAAGATTAATCGAATTCACTCACATCCTTCTGGGGGTCTTCCGTTTCGGGAGCAAAAGAGGGAGGGACGCCGCCTGGATCGGTGAGGACGGTGACAAAGAACGAGAACAAGCACATGAAGGCAAGCCAGCTAAAGATCAGAGCGTTGAGGAGGCCGGGGCCGGTGCCGAGCCCCAGCCAGTCGTCGATGAAGATGAACACCGTAGTGTAGTACACGAATCCGATCAGCGAGATCACCAGGAGCACGGGCGGCGAC of the Musa acuminata AAA Group cultivar baxijiao chromosome BXJ3-2, Cavendish_Baxijiao_AAA, whole genome shotgun sequence genome contains:
- the LOC135630840 gene encoding probable protein S-acyltransferase 15, with protein sequence MGREKGRFMSPPVLLVISLIGFVYYTTVFIFIDDWLGLGTGPGLLNALIFSWLAFMCLFSFFVTVLTDPGGVPPSFAPETEDPQKDGECLRYCDKCSSYKPPRAHHCRVCRRCVLKMDHHCVWIGNCVGYANYKPYIVCVLHAAMASIYSMVIFVTSILGKDHDFKGISNKIFYILCASVTIMLSLAFGSLLGWHIYLLTHNLTTIEYRAAVRAMWLAKKSGQKYHHRFDLGIYKNLIMILGPNILKWFCPATAGHLKDGTQFPISKVDGQHPDS